CCATGGCGGAACAAGATCCAAACGGGTTTAACCATTTTAAACGCTCAATGTGTGATGCTCTCATTGATGCGACTTCCCAACACATGCAGCACCGCTTGCGCGCCCAACAAAGCCATATCGATTTAGTGGTCGGACGGTGTAAAACCCCCACCCAGGCCAATGTGACACTGATGAATGAGCTTTCGACGCAAATGGCGAAATTTCGCCATGCTCTGGATGGAGAAGAAGACACTCAGCCACCAGTCTGCGCCGATATTATACCTTTTCGAAAAATACGCATATAACGTGACCGCACAGGATGTATGACGGTCACTTTATGGGGCGGCAAGAAGGTGATGACAGGCAGATATAATGTAAAT
This DNA window, taken from Vibrio palustris, encodes the following:
- a CDS encoding DUF3135 domain-containing protein — encoded protein: MSNERPQQELPPFEELVAMAEQDPNGFNHFKRSMCDALIDATSQHMQHRLRAQQSHIDLVVGRCKTPTQANVTLMNELSTQMAKFRHALDGEEDTQPPVCADIIPFRKIRI